GGCAATGACCGCCCCGATGTCAAAACCGATTGGGCCGTAGTAAGCAAACTCTGGATCGATTGCTTTCAAGCTGTTTTCCGTGATGAAAATACTTCCGGTATGCAAGTCGCCATGCAGCAGCGCTTCCGAGCGCGTAAGGAAATCGTATTTCAGCTTGGCGATTTCCAGCTTCAGCGGCCGGTTGTTCCAGATCGCCTCGACTTCTCGGCGAATCAACGGATTGAAATCGTTGGTAGGCGCATTTTCATATGGATCGGTAAAGACGAGATCTTCTGTGATTTTGCATAATTCTGGATTTATGAATGTTCCGACTAGCGCTTTTTTATCGTACGGATGCGCGCCCAGATCGGATGTGAAGAACAAGGTTTGCGCGAGAAAACGGCCAATTTGCTTCGCGAATAGCGGGTACCGCTTTCCTTCGATCAAACCTTTGCGCATGATGATGTGGTCCCCGACGTTTTCCATGACAGTCAACGCAAGCTCCCCGTCGAAATGATACACCTGCGGCACCAGGTCTGGAACGTATTTGTGCTGAATGCGGAGTGCCTCGCTCTCGATGCGAGCCCGATCAATCGTAAGCGGCCAAGATTCTCCCACGACGCGGGCAAAAGGCAGTGCTTGCTTGACAATGACGCTCTTACCGGTTGCCGGCTCCAGAATGTCAAAAACCAGATTGAGGTTACCATCCCCGATTTCACGGCTGGTCAGCTCTGCTCCTTCGCTAAAAAGATCCGGTATTCCTTTTACGTACTCCACTGCTTCCTGTTCAGTCAATGCGCGATATGCCATGATTCCAAAACTCCCCTCTACGTATTTTTCCTCTATCTCTACTTGTTTTGTTTGTGTCCCGAGAGTATTAATTTTAAAATTCTTATCGACGAAAAAAGACCTCTTTTCCCGAAGAAAAGAGGTCGCCGTCGTCACGTGTAAGAACCGTGTTGATGTCCCCCTTATCTTCCAGACCACTTTTGTTTCTGCAGGAATTAGCACCGTGCATGTCGCCTGTCAATCAGTCGCTTCCTCGCGTCTGAATGGCGTCATGTCGGTTGCCGGGTATCATCGGGCCAGTCCCTCCACCTTCTCTGGATAAGGTATCCAAAACGTATTCGGTTTTTGATTTAGTTTGAATCATACAACCAACGCTTCCACGATGTCAACACCCTTTTGTGCAAAAATTCGCACCTTGCTATCAATAGCTGGATTGTGTTCCCGATGCCGCAGGGTGATCCCAATTCCACCAGTCTACTTTGCCTAAAAACGCTGCTGTTATCGACTTTTCGGCCTTGAGCTTCAACAGTTCTTTCGTCGGTCCAGTGAGGACGGCGCCGTAGATTCGCACTCCGTTTTGCTGCATGTAGTTGTATCGTTCGGCTATCTGAAGGTCGCTACGAAATAGCAAAGATCTGCCGACATCGCGAGCCAGATCTTCTTGCTCAGATAAGTACTTCATCTCTTCTAAGTAGGCGGCCATTCTTCTGTTCCCTTCCCCGTTTACCCGAATGGGCGCATCTCCGTAATCCAGTTCATGCTGCGCAAATCCCCACACGTACCCGGGACCGAGAAATCGATTTGCCCCATCGTCTTCTGCTTGCTTTCGCTCCACCCCTGTGTCTACCGCAAACCAAACCGTATCTTGTCCCGAAGAGGTGACATGGCGGGAAACCAATTCATAGTACTCCTCGTATGTTAGGAAGTGATCGAAGGAAATCGCGAGCTGAGAAACGGTCCCCTCAGGTAGCTTCTCCATCGTTGTCCAGGCAGGTGCAGTGCGAGATTCCGTATCCCCCATTTCCCCGTCTGTCGGATAACGGAAATACAGCTTCTGTTCCCTAACCCCGTTCGTCCATTGCGGCTTCGTATTTACGTTCCATAGCACATTCGTACTCTCAAAACGACCAGCGACCTTTTCTTCCCCCCCAACCCGCTCACGTAGTTCCATGCTGATGTTTCCGTACAGCAATCCGACCTGCGAGCCACTACTACCCACTCTCACACCTGGCTGAGTAAAATTGACTATCGACTTCGCAACGCGGAACAGATCTTCATGCATCAGCGACCCGACCCAGCCATTCAAAATCAGCAACACAACTCCGGCCAAAAAGGGAAGCCCTATGGTGAACCCAGCGTTGGACAACCGATTTTTCCATTTCCCCCGGCGCACAATGGCACGCTGTTTTTCAGCCGACAGTGCTTCAGGCTGGTTTATTTTCACCTTGTCCTCCCCCGTTTCTTCCCCCAACAAAAGCCTTTCCAACCGCTGTGCGTACTCCACGTCAGCCGCTATTTCTTCCTCGAATAGTTTTGAATCTTCTTCCGCCATTTCCCCACGCAAATAAGCAAGCAGCCTTTGCTCGCGATGATTCTCATCCTTGTTCATCACTGGCTTTCCTCCCTCCACAACTGCCGCATCTTTTGTCGTCCCCGAAACAAGGAACGCTTGACGTCTGCCAGCTCAATCCCGAGTACCTCTGCCATCTCCGCATAGGAAAACTGCAATGCAGACAACAAAATGACCTGTCTCTGCTTTTCCGGAAGCTTCTCCAAATAGTCGTGGGCCACTTCCCACAGCTCCTGATTCACGACATGCTCAGCCGGATCAACAGCCGAATGATCAGGTCTTTCTGGCAGGGCTTCTACAAACGCAAATCGTTGTTTCGTCCTCTCCTCTTACGATAACCATCCACGAAAGCGTGATAGGCCACCTTGAACAGCCAGGGCCGTACTTTTTCCCCACGGTAGTCGTCCAAGGAAGAGAAGGCGCGACAAAAGGTTTCCTGTGTCAAATCCTCTGCCAGCTTCTCATCTCGTGTCAGCCGGAAAAGATAGCGGTAAATATCGTTTACATGCAGCTGGTACACATCCTCCAGACCTACTTTCCCAAACCGTTCACACCCCTTCATCCCTTACCACGAAGGAATTGCCAAAAAGTTTCACCTTAGTCTCATTTTTCTCATAACTTGCTGCACATTCTCTGCAAAAACAAAGATTGACTCCTGACAATGAACGTCATATCATGGGGGAAACGAATAACTCTTATCGCGAGCTGGCTGAGGGACTGGCCCTATGATGCCCGGCAACCGGCGCTATACCATGATTCGTACGCTCATAATTGCGTACCTTGGATAGCGAAACGGTGCTAATTCCAACGGATAAGAGTCGAGATCGAGCACTTTGGGCTCGTTTCGGCTACTGACCCGAGAGATGAGAGGAGACGAGACGCTTTCATAGTCGACAACCGCCTCCCCGCTCAATGGGGAGGCTTTTTTAATAATTCAAGGAGGATTAGGCGTACCATGAGTGAACAACGTATCCTCGTCACCTATCTCACACAAGCAAAAGACTTGAACAAGAAAGCGCAAGCCATTGCTGTCGGCATGACAGTCGGTTCCTGGACGGACCTGCCGCTTGCCAAGCAAGCTGAGCTAGCGCCTTATCTCGGTGAAGCCGTGAGCGCGACACCGATTGCGACACTGGAAAACGGAGAAACACGCGGTCTGATTACCGTTAGCTATCCGACTCGCAATTTTACAGCAGACATTCCATCCTTGTTGACCGGAATATTCGGTAAACTGTCGATGGATGGCAAAATCAAGCTCGTTGACGTTGTTTTCCCTGACTCATTCCTTCAGGCCTTTCCTGGACCGAAGTTCGGCATTGATGGTCTGCGCGAACGTTTAGGGGCACATGACCGTCCACTCTTGATGAGCATTTTCAAATCGTGCCTGGGTCTTCCTTTCGACGATTTGAAGACACAATTCCGAGCACAAGCCTTGGGCGGAGTTGATCTCGTGAAAGATGACGAAATCTTCTTTGCAGACGACCGCGCTCCTTTTATCGAACGGATCAAAGCGTTTAAGCAGATCTCCCAGGAGACCGAAGCCGAAACAGGCAAGCCCGTCCTCTATGCAGCCAACCTGACTGGACCTGTGCATGAGCTGAACGAAAAAGCGAAGCGTGCGGTAGAGGCGGGTGCTGACTGCCTTTTGTTCAACGTGCTGGCGTTTGGCTTCGATGCTCTGCACCGTTTGGCAGCCGATCCTGATGTACACGTACCGATCATGGCACATCCGGCTTTGGCAGGGGCTTACTATCCTTCACCTGACTACGGTATCGCCACCCCGCTTCTACTCGGCACGTTGATGCGTGTAGCTGGGGCAGATTTGGTACTCTTCCCGTCTCCGTACGGCAATGTCGCCCTGGACAAAACAGAAGCGTTGCAGCTCACCAAGCATTTGACTGACCCACTGAATGGTGTACGACGTTCCTTCCCGGTTCCATCTGCCGGCATTCATCCGGGGCTGGTTCCACAGCTGTATCAAGACTTCGGTATCGATCAAATCGTCAATGCAGGGGGCGGAATCCACGGTCATCCTGGTGGAGCAACCGCAGGAGCAAAAGCTTTCGTTGCCGCGATTGAGGCAGTCACCGCAGGTCGAACATTGGAAGAGGCTGCTGCTGAATCACAAGAGCTGGCGATCGCTCTGGAAAAGTGGGGTGGCGCACGATGAGCAAGAAGCTCGTCCTGTTCTGCGATTTCGACGGAACGATTACCGAAAAAGACAACATTGTAGCGATTGTCCGCAAGTTTGCTCCCCCTGAGTGGGAAGGCTTGACGGAGCAAATCCTTTCGCAAAAAATAAGCGTTCAGGAAGGGGTTGGCAAGCTGTTTCAACTCTTGCCCTCCTCCTTGCGCCAGGACATTATCGATTTTATTGTCCATGAAGCGACCATTCGCCCGGGATTTGCTGAATTTGTGAGCTATTGCCGCGCAGAAGGCATCGAGCTGTTGATCACGAGTGGCGGCATCGACTTTTTTCTGGAGCCTATCCTGGCACCCTTCGATCTTACCGATGTGCCGATCTACTGTAATGGCAGTGATTTCAGCGGCGAGCGTATCACCATTACGTGGCCCAACGCTTGCGATGAACATTGCACGAACGGCTGCGGCATGTGCAAGACGACCATCATCCGTCGTTACGATCCAACAACTCATTTCCGCATCGTCATCGGCGACTCCATCACTGATTTGGCTGGAGCCAAAATCGCTGACTATGTGATTGCCCGTTCCTTCCTCGCTGACAAGGCGGAAGAGCTGCAATTGCCGCATAGCAAGTTTGCCACGTTCCACGATGTGATTCGCATTTTACAGCAAGTCCAACAGGAGGTCGTCTAATTCATGACTGCAACACTCGAACAACGTCTGGATGCCTTTCGCCGTCTGGATGACGCCAAGCTGACATTTGCCCGCCGGGACTGGTTTCCCGGCACCAGTGGCAATCTCTCTATTAAAATACAAAACGATCCCTTGCAATTTGCTGTAACGGCAAGCGGCAAAGACAAAACCAAGCTGTCCCCCGAAGATTACCTGGTTGTGGATCAAGACTCTCGTCCAGTGGATGAAACTGCTCTCAAGCCGTCCGCAGAAACACTCATCCACGCCGTCGTATACAAAACGTTCCCGAAGGCAGGGGCTTGCTTCCACGTCCATACCGTATGGAACAACCTCATTTCCGAGCTGTACTTTGGACAACGGGCTTTCTCCATACAAGGACAAGAGCTGATCAAGGGACTCGGAATCTGGGAAGAAAACGCACGCATTACTGTTCCGATTGTTGAGAACT
This genomic stretch from Brevibacillus brevis harbors:
- the mtnK gene encoding S-methyl-5-thioribose kinase, whose translation is MAYRALTEQEAVEYVKGIPDLFSEGAELTSREIGDGNLNLVFDILEPATGKSVIVKQALPFARVVGESWPLTIDRARIESEALRIQHKYVPDLVPQVYHFDGELALTVMENVGDHIIMRKGLIEGKRYPLFAKQIGRFLAQTLFFTSDLGAHPYDKKALVGTFINPELCKITEDLVFTDPYENAPTNDFNPLIRREVEAIWNNRPLKLEIAKLKYDFLTRSEALLHGDLHTGSIFITENSLKAIDPEFAYYGPIGFDIGAVIANLLLNYAGQHGLQKDQGEREAYREYLLETVEDVWNEFVSQFVQLWHKHAKERSAHVEGLWQSYVKRLIQDTAGYAGCKILRRVIGLAGVADLNAIEDDQTRAEAERLALSIGEALILGRGGIDESTDITDIVRTVTERYYQEATTV
- a CDS encoding anti-sigma factor, with product MNKDENHREQRLLAYLRGEMAEEDSKLFEEEIAADVEYAQRLERLLLGEETGEDKVKINQPEALSAEKQRAIVRRGKWKNRLSNAGFTIGLPFLAGVVLLILNGWVGSLMHEDLFRVAKSIVNFTQPGVRVGSSGSQVGLLYGNISMELRERVGGEEKVAGRFESTNVLWNVNTKPQWTNGVREQKLYFRYPTDGEMGDTESRTAPAWTTMEKLPEGTVSQLAISFDHFLTYEEYYELVSRHVTSSGQDTVWFAVDTGVERKQAEDDGANRFLGPGYVWGFAQHELDYGDAPIRVNGEGNRRMAAYLEEMKYLSEQEDLARDVGRSLLFRSDLQIAERYNYMQQNGVRIYGAVLTGPTKELLKLKAEKSITAAFLGKVDWWNWDHPAASGTQSSY
- a CDS encoding RNA polymerase sigma factor — protein: MNQELWEVAHDYLEKLPEKQRQVILLSALQFSYAEMAEVLGIELADVKRSLFRGRQKMRQLWREESQ
- a CDS encoding sigma factor, coding for MKGCERFGKVGLEDVYQLHVNDIYRYLFRLTRDEKLAEDLTQETFCRAFSSLDDYRGEKVRPWLFKVAYHAFVDGYRKRRGRNNDLRL
- a CDS encoding 2,3-diketo-5-methylthiopentyl-1-phosphate enolase; the encoded protein is MSEQRILVTYLTQAKDLNKKAQAIAVGMTVGSWTDLPLAKQAELAPYLGEAVSATPIATLENGETRGLITVSYPTRNFTADIPSLLTGIFGKLSMDGKIKLVDVVFPDSFLQAFPGPKFGIDGLRERLGAHDRPLLMSIFKSCLGLPFDDLKTQFRAQALGGVDLVKDDEIFFADDRAPFIERIKAFKQISQETEAETGKPVLYAANLTGPVHELNEKAKRAVEAGADCLLFNVLAFGFDALHRLAADPDVHVPIMAHPALAGAYYPSPDYGIATPLLLGTLMRVAGADLVLFPSPYGNVALDKTEALQLTKHLTDPLNGVRRSFPVPSAGIHPGLVPQLYQDFGIDQIVNAGGGIHGHPGGATAGAKAFVAAIEAVTAGRTLEEAAAESQELAIALEKWGGAR
- a CDS encoding 2-hydroxy-3-keto-5-methylthiopentenyl-1-phosphate phosphatase is translated as MSKKLVLFCDFDGTITEKDNIVAIVRKFAPPEWEGLTEQILSQKISVQEGVGKLFQLLPSSLRQDIIDFIVHEATIRPGFAEFVSYCRAEGIELLITSGGIDFFLEPILAPFDLTDVPIYCNGSDFSGERITITWPNACDEHCTNGCGMCKTTIIRRYDPTTHFRIVIGDSITDLAGAKIADYVIARSFLADKAEELQLPHSKFATFHDVIRILQQVQQEVV
- a CDS encoding methylthioribulose 1-phosphate dehydratase; translation: MTATLEQRLDAFRRLDDAKLTFARRDWFPGTSGNLSIKIQNDPLQFAVTASGKDKTKLSPEDYLVVDQDSRPVDETALKPSAETLIHAVVYKTFPKAGACFHVHTVWNNLISELYFGQRAFSIQGQELIKGLGIWEENARITVPIVENFADIPTLATEIEKVITPEVPGVLIRNHGIYTWGGNDFEAKRHLEAFEFLFEYHARWLQLRQAVVSTTTTN